One window from the genome of Amycolatopsis sp. NBC_01480 encodes:
- a CDS encoding DUF4139 domain-containing protein, which translates to MATTVEAPIVAVTVYPQQARITRRGRASLADGARLRIAGLPLALDAESVRVTGTGAALVTGVDVSFEQHAEPADATLRALVEQRREDQATLDAAADDEAAEAAKVEMLTGVARRSGTSFAKALAAGDAEPGRVAEVSDALGTQLAAALKGRRAVTARLDRLREDLAALDRRIEAHSAQSEQDSSTVTVELEPLDGTENSEVELELSYVVPGASWQPGYDVRVRDAQVTVTSHGLVSQHTGEDWPECELALSTARPANTVVVPELQPWYLDRVQPPPPAEPMAYGAAAPGSAMVRDRASFSLNRMAPKVAAVEQGATAVTYRPGRPVAIPSGAQGHRTTLAQLDLEAKLGYVTAPVQAAEAYLRATVVNTSEHTLRPGRASVFHEAEFVGTTRLDVWAPGEELELALGVDDRIRVERELVKRTASKATLSGQRRREAEYRTTVTNHGPREAAVTVLDQTPVSRDDAITVRDVRTVPEPAERTELGELTWLLALAPGATGTVTLAYRVDVAKGVELSGWRE; encoded by the coding sequence ATGGCCACCACCGTCGAAGCCCCGATCGTCGCCGTCACCGTCTACCCGCAGCAGGCGCGGATCACCCGCCGCGGCCGCGCGAGCCTGGCCGACGGCGCGCGGCTGCGCATCGCCGGGCTGCCACTGGCGCTCGACGCGGAGTCCGTCCGCGTCACCGGCACGGGTGCCGCGCTGGTCACCGGAGTCGACGTCTCGTTCGAGCAGCACGCCGAGCCCGCGGACGCAACGTTGCGCGCGCTCGTCGAGCAGCGGCGAGAAGACCAAGCGACGCTCGACGCCGCTGCGGACGACGAAGCGGCCGAAGCAGCGAAGGTGGAAATGCTGACGGGCGTCGCGCGACGCAGCGGAACCAGCTTCGCGAAGGCGCTCGCCGCGGGAGACGCGGAGCCGGGCCGTGTCGCGGAGGTCAGCGACGCGCTCGGCACGCAGCTGGCCGCCGCGCTCAAGGGCCGCCGCGCCGTCACCGCCCGGCTGGACCGGCTCCGCGAGGACCTCGCCGCGCTGGACCGGCGGATCGAGGCGCACAGCGCACAGTCCGAACAGGACAGTTCCACGGTCACCGTCGAGCTGGAACCCCTGGATGGAACGGAAAACAGCGAGGTCGAGCTGGAACTGTCCTATGTGGTCCCCGGCGCGAGCTGGCAACCGGGCTACGACGTGCGGGTGCGCGACGCGCAGGTCACGGTGACCTCCCACGGCTTGGTCAGCCAGCACACCGGCGAGGACTGGCCGGAGTGCGAGCTGGCGCTGTCCACCGCCCGCCCGGCGAACACCGTGGTGGTGCCGGAACTCCAGCCCTGGTACCTCGACCGCGTCCAGCCCCCTCCCCCGGCCGAGCCCATGGCCTACGGCGCGGCCGCGCCCGGCAGCGCGATGGTGCGCGACCGCGCCTCCTTCTCGCTCAACCGGATGGCGCCGAAGGTCGCCGCCGTCGAGCAAGGCGCCACGGCGGTCACGTACCGGCCGGGCCGCCCCGTCGCGATCCCGTCCGGCGCGCAGGGCCACCGCACCACGCTCGCGCAGCTGGACCTCGAAGCGAAACTCGGCTACGTGACCGCGCCGGTGCAGGCCGCGGAGGCGTACCTGCGCGCGACCGTCGTCAACACCTCCGAGCACACCCTGCGCCCGGGCCGCGCGTCGGTGTTCCACGAGGCCGAATTCGTCGGCACCACCCGGCTGGACGTGTGGGCGCCGGGCGAGGAGCTGGAGCTGGCGCTGGGCGTCGACGACCGCATCCGGGTCGAGCGTGAGCTGGTGAAGCGCACGGCGAGCAAGGCGACGCTGTCCGGGCAACGCCGCCGCGAGGCGGAATACCGCACCACCGTGACGAACCACGGCCCGCGGGAGGCCGCCGTCACCGTGCTCGACCAGACGCCCGTCTCACGCGACGACGCGATCACGGTCCGGGACGTGCGCACCGTCCCGGAGCCCGCCGAGCGCACCGAACTGGGCGAGCTGACCTGGCTGCTCGCCCTGGCGCCGGGCGCGACCGGGACGGTGACACTCGCCTACCGCGTCGACGTCGCGAAGGGCGTCGAGCTGAGCGGCTGGCGCGAATAG
- a CDS encoding Xaa-Pro dipeptidyl-peptidase, protein MKASRLALVLGVVLALPFGTAVAQADPPPAPVFTGGQAQPVFDPADVLREDVWVTAPVDSDHDGQDDLVHAQVVRPRATSQGMKVPVVYQASPYFAGGNDVANHNVDTELNVPTEGPRVPTRRVGPQPPIGWSYQDYFTARGFAVVYGESLGTGQSTGCPTTGDVNETAGARSVVDWLNGRAPARDAAGAPVTAGWSTGRTGMMGVSYNGTLPNAVASTGVEGLETIVPIAAISSWYDYYRNAGAVVAAGGYQGEDADVLAEYVYTRDDRQVCRPVIDGLTAAQDRVTGDYSPFWDVRNYRNDVGKVHASVLAVHGLNDWNVKTDQVATWYEALKAHGVEHKIWLHQFGHNDPLSLRRDVWLQTLNKWMSHYLYGVDNGIQNEPKATIQREDKSWTDEADWPAPGTTGVKVYPWPGGKAKGTLDTHNPVPGRPTFETLSDDAGKTIEQLVDAASSGNRLLYATPAAHQPLRLSGTARADLELSFDRPAANVTVVLADRAPDGKSHVISRGWIDPQNRTSPAVTTPVTPGTPYRIGVDLMPKDYVLAAGHRLEFLLASSDHDYTLRPAPGAGLALDLTRTSVTLPVTGGRAALSAAFGG, encoded by the coding sequence GTGAAGGCTTCTCGGCTCGCCCTCGTGCTCGGCGTGGTGCTCGCGCTGCCGTTCGGCACGGCGGTGGCGCAGGCGGACCCGCCGCCCGCGCCGGTGTTCACCGGCGGGCAGGCGCAGCCGGTGTTCGACCCGGCCGACGTGCTGCGCGAGGACGTCTGGGTGACCGCGCCGGTGGACAGCGACCACGACGGGCAGGACGACCTCGTGCACGCCCAGGTGGTCCGGCCGCGCGCGACGTCGCAGGGCATGAAGGTCCCCGTCGTGTACCAGGCGAGCCCGTACTTCGCGGGCGGCAACGACGTCGCGAACCACAACGTGGACACCGAGCTGAACGTGCCGACGGAGGGGCCGCGCGTGCCCACGCGGCGCGTCGGCCCGCAGCCTCCGATCGGCTGGAGCTACCAGGACTACTTCACCGCGCGCGGGTTTGCCGTGGTGTACGGGGAATCGCTCGGCACCGGCCAGTCCACCGGCTGCCCGACCACGGGCGACGTCAACGAAACGGCCGGCGCCCGTTCGGTGGTCGACTGGCTGAACGGCCGCGCGCCCGCCCGTGACGCCGCGGGGGCGCCCGTCACGGCGGGCTGGAGCACCGGCCGGACCGGCATGATGGGCGTGTCCTACAACGGAACCCTGCCGAACGCCGTCGCGAGCACCGGCGTCGAAGGCCTCGAGACGATCGTGCCGATCGCCGCCATCTCCAGCTGGTACGACTACTACCGCAACGCCGGCGCGGTCGTCGCCGCGGGCGGCTACCAGGGCGAGGACGCGGACGTGCTCGCCGAGTACGTCTACACCCGCGACGACCGGCAGGTCTGCCGCCCGGTGATCGACGGGCTGACCGCGGCCCAGGACCGGGTGACCGGCGACTACAGCCCGTTCTGGGACGTGCGGAACTACCGCAACGACGTCGGCAAGGTGCACGCTTCGGTGCTCGCCGTGCACGGGCTGAACGACTGGAACGTGAAGACCGACCAGGTCGCGACCTGGTACGAAGCGCTGAAAGCCCACGGCGTCGAGCACAAGATCTGGCTGCACCAGTTCGGGCACAACGACCCGCTGTCGCTGCGCCGCGACGTCTGGCTCCAGACGCTGAACAAGTGGATGTCGCACTACCTGTACGGCGTCGACAACGGGATCCAGAACGAGCCGAAGGCGACCATCCAGCGCGAGGACAAGTCCTGGACCGACGAGGCCGACTGGCCCGCGCCGGGCACGACCGGCGTCAAGGTGTACCCGTGGCCCGGCGGGAAGGCGAAGGGGACGCTCGACACGCACAACCCGGTGCCCGGCCGCCCCACCTTCGAAACCCTGTCCGACGACGCGGGAAAGACGATCGAGCAACTCGTCGACGCCGCGTCCTCGGGCAACCGTCTGCTGTACGCGACTCCGGCGGCTCACCAGCCGTTACGGCTGTCGGGCACCGCGCGGGCGGACCTGGAGCTGTCCTTCGACCGGCCCGCCGCGAACGTCACCGTGGTCCTCGCCGACCGCGCGCCGGACGGGAAGTCGCACGTGATCAGCCGCGGCTGGATCGACCCGCAGAATCGCACGAGCCCGGCCGTCACCACGCCCGTCACGCCGGGCACGCCGTACCGGATCGGGGTGGACCTGATGCCGAAGGACTACGTGCTGGCCGCCGGCCACCGCCTGGAATTCCTGCTGGCCTCCAGCGACCACGACTACACCCTGCGGCCCGCGCCGGGTGCCGGCCTGGCGCTGGACCTGACGCGGACGTCGGTCACGCTGCCGGTGACCGGCGGGCGCGCCGCGCTCTCGGCGGCCTTCGGCGGCTGA
- a CDS encoding response regulator transcription factor: MNLRVVIADDQAVVREGLVTLLGLLPGVEVVGAAADGVAALDLVAEHRPDVLLVDLRMPRRDGVETTELVRAQHPGTEVVVLTTYTDDDSLLAALKAGARGFLTKDADAEAIARALRSAAAGQSTVDGELQQRLVDAATRRAPVRAQEVEGLTTREIEVLRLIAAGLSNTEIARTLVVSEATVKTHVNHLFSKAGLRDRAQAVAFAYRAGIAD, encoded by the coding sequence GTGAACCTGCGTGTGGTCATCGCCGACGACCAGGCCGTGGTCCGGGAGGGCCTGGTGACCTTGCTCGGGTTGCTGCCCGGCGTCGAGGTGGTCGGGGCGGCCGCGGACGGCGTCGCCGCGCTGGACCTCGTCGCCGAGCACCGGCCGGACGTCCTGCTGGTCGACCTGCGCATGCCGCGCCGCGACGGCGTCGAGACCACGGAGCTGGTGCGCGCGCAGCACCCTGGCACCGAGGTCGTCGTGCTCACCACCTACACCGACGACGACTCCCTGCTGGCCGCGCTCAAGGCCGGCGCCCGCGGCTTCCTGACCAAGGACGCCGACGCCGAGGCGATCGCCCGCGCCCTGCGCTCCGCCGCCGCCGGTCAGTCCACAGTGGACGGCGAGTTGCAGCAGCGGCTGGTCGACGCCGCCACCCGGCGGGCCCCGGTGCGCGCCCAGGAGGTCGAAGGCCTGACCACGCGCGAGATCGAGGTGCTGCGGCTGATCGCGGCGGGCCTGTCGAACACCGAGATCGCGCGCACGCTGGTGGTCAGCGAGGCGACCGTCAAGACCCACGTGAACCACCTCTTCTCCAAGGCTGGGCTCCGGGACCGCGCGCAGGCCGTGGCCTTCGCGTACCGGGCCGGAATCGCGGACTGA
- a CDS encoding CBS domain-containing protein produces the protein MRIEDLLRGKGTAVATVAPGTTVTELLAGLAKHNVGAMVVTAEDGGIAGIVSERDVVRRLNDHGPSILDGPVADIMTKLVASCGPQDSVDQLSVLMTERRIRHVPVLVEGKLAGIVSIGDVVKSRMEQLEKSQEQLEAYIAQG, from the coding sequence ATGCGGATTGAAGATTTGCTGCGCGGGAAAGGCACGGCAGTCGCGACGGTCGCCCCGGGGACCACAGTGACCGAGTTGCTCGCCGGTCTGGCCAAACACAATGTCGGCGCGATGGTGGTGACCGCCGAGGACGGCGGCATCGCCGGGATCGTGTCCGAGCGGGACGTGGTCCGGCGGCTGAACGACCACGGGCCGTCGATCCTCGACGGCCCGGTCGCGGACATCATGACCAAGCTCGTCGCCAGCTGCGGCCCGCAGGACTCGGTCGACCAGCTGAGCGTGCTGATGACCGAGCGGCGGATCCGGCACGTGCCGGTGCTCGTCGAGGGCAAGCTCGCCGGGATCGTCAGCATCGGCGACGTGGTGAAGAGCCGGATGGAGCAGCTGGAGAAGAGCCAGGAGCAGCTCGAGGCGTACATCGCCCAGGGCTGA
- a CDS encoding sensor histidine kinase gives MDTITIATGGDRPPLGPLDWLRWGLVAFPMLVSIPGASGWLWPLIGVTLVCSVAMLRPPARPTWLLPTAMVAVIVCAGTVWVVQPNSLTSVAMFSTTFYLMRAYGKGLTIVATCLSTCAIVAMALVHRLDWLSAVSILALPVLMLLLAANRRGRSARLEQTELALARAQTAAEEHARAAALAERARIAREVHDVLAHSLAGLALNLQGARLMLVRDGASPDAVAQVERAQKLASDGLAEARKAVAALREDAVPVERAVADLLAGYRLDTGARADLVVEGEPRELDAAVGTTLVRAVQEALSNTRKHAQQADVDVTLAFSSEQVELTVADRQGRRPPDAPAAGYGLRGMGERVALLEGKLVSGPGEDGWRIHLTVPA, from the coding sequence ATGGACACCATCACGATCGCCACCGGCGGGGACCGGCCGCCGCTGGGGCCGCTGGACTGGCTGCGCTGGGGGCTGGTCGCGTTTCCGATGCTCGTCTCGATTCCCGGGGCGAGCGGGTGGTTGTGGCCGTTGATCGGCGTCACGCTGGTCTGCTCGGTGGCGATGCTGAGGCCGCCGGCGCGGCCAACGTGGCTGTTGCCGACCGCGATGGTCGCCGTGATCGTCTGCGCGGGCACGGTGTGGGTGGTGCAGCCGAACAGCTTGACGTCGGTCGCGATGTTCAGCACGACGTTCTACCTGATGCGGGCGTACGGCAAGGGGCTGACGATCGTCGCCACCTGCCTCAGCACTTGCGCGATCGTGGCGATGGCCCTGGTCCACCGGCTCGACTGGCTGAGCGCCGTCTCGATCCTCGCCCTGCCCGTGCTCATGCTCCTGCTCGCCGCCAACCGGCGGGGCCGCAGCGCGCGGCTGGAGCAGACCGAGCTCGCCCTCGCCCGCGCGCAGACGGCGGCCGAGGAGCACGCGCGCGCCGCCGCGCTGGCCGAGCGCGCGCGGATCGCCCGCGAGGTGCACGACGTGCTCGCCCACTCACTCGCCGGGCTCGCCCTGAACCTGCAGGGCGCGCGGCTGATGCTGGTTCGCGACGGGGCCAGTCCCGACGCCGTCGCCCAGGTCGAACGCGCGCAGAAGCTGGCGTCGGACGGGCTGGCCGAGGCGCGCAAGGCCGTCGCCGCGCTTCGTGAGGACGCTGTTCCGGTGGAGCGCGCGGTGGCCGATCTGCTGGCGGGCTACCGGCTGGACACCGGCGCGCGGGCGGACCTCGTCGTCGAGGGTGAGCCGCGGGAGCTCGACGCGGCGGTCGGCACCACGCTGGTCCGCGCGGTGCAGGAGGCGCTGTCCAACACGCGCAAGCACGCGCAGCAGGCCGACGTCGACGTCACGCTGGCCTTCTCATCCGAGCAGGTGGAACTGACCGTCGCCGACCGGCAGGGCAGGCGGCCGCCGGACGCGCCGGCGGCGGGATACGGTTTGCGGGGCATGGGCGAACGGGTCGCGCTGCTCGAGGGGAAACTGGTCAGCGGGCCGGGGGAGGACGGATGGCGGATTCACCTGACGGTGCCGGCGTGA